Proteins from a single region of Phoenix dactylifera cultivar Barhee BC4 unplaced genomic scaffold, palm_55x_up_171113_PBpolish2nd_filt_p 000877F, whole genome shotgun sequence:
- the LOC120107478 gene encoding polygalacturonase inhibitor-like: MACRSTLSSFLTLFLFLLLASAPYLVSSARCNKDDKKALLAIKAAFNNAYHFASWTNDTGCCDWYDVDCDPKTGRVTGLSLFQDDFPGTIPDAVGDLPYLENLVFHHLPNLVGSIPPALTKLKNLKYLDISWTNVSGPVPAFLSEITSLTQLDLSFNRLSGSIPASLGDLANLSSIDISRNHLTGPLPPALFQRSSQQGPYLRLSHNNLTGEIPPAFGKLGFDQIDLSRNQFTGDASVLFGRSKPAQQIDLSRNQFAFDLTNVEFPEGLDSVDLNHNRIYGSIPNQITKLANLQFFNVSYNRLCGEIPVGGNMGRFDEYCYLHNKCLCGTPLPPCK, encoded by the coding sequence ATGGCTTGTAGATCtactctctcttctttcctcactctcttcctcttccttctgcTGGCGTCGGCCCCTTACCTTGTCTCCTCCGCCCGCTGCAACAAAGACGACAAGAAGGCCCTGCTCGCCATCAAGGCCGCATTCAATAACGCCTACCATTTCGCCTCCTGGACGAACGACACCGGCTGCTGCGACTGGTACGACGTCGACTGCGACCCCAAGACCGGCCGCGTCACCGGCCTCTCCCTCTTCCAGGACGACTTCCCCGGCACCATCCCCGACGCCGTCGGAGATCTCCCTTATCTCGAGAACCTCGTCTTCCACCATCTCCCCAACCTCGTCGGCTCCATCCCCCCGGCCCTCACCAAGCTTAAAAACCTCAAGTACCTTGACATCAGCTGGACCAACGTCTCCGGCCCCGTTCCCGCCTTCCTCTCCGAGATCACCTCCCTCACTCAACTCGACCTCTCCTTCAACCGGCTCTCCGGCTCCATCCCGGCTTCCCTTGGCGACCTCGCCAATCTATCCTCCATCGACATCAGCCGCAACCACCTCACCGGGCCCCTCCCGCCCGCGCTCTTCCAGAGATCCTCGCAGCAGGGACCATATCTCCGTCTCTCTCACAACAATCTAACCGGTGAGATCCCGCCGGCTTTCGGGAAGCTGGGCTTCGATCAAATAGACTTGTCGCGGAACCAGTTCACCGGTGACGCCTCCGTCCTCTTCGGCCGGTCCAAGCCGGCACAGCAGATCGATTTGTCGAGGAACCAGTTCGCGTTCGATCTGACGAACGTGGAGTTCCCCGAGGGCTTGGACTCGGTGGACTTGAACCATAACAGGATCTACGGGAGCATTCCGAACCAGATAACGAAGTTGGCGAACCTCCAGTTCTTCAACGTGAGTTATAATAGGTTGTGCGGCGAAATCCCCGTTGGAGGAAATATGGGGCGTTTCGACGAGTACTGCTACCTCCACAACAAGTGCCTCTGCGGAACGCCACTCCCACCTTGCAAGTGA
- the LOC120107479 gene encoding myoneurin-like — translation MGRGRGKGKKLTIVTSHEDPGSGDEEVLPAYKRRGRPQKPLKDDIDEEETEKIEEEEGDDVKPSASTKDTKGTAVENGKKRRRYSQVKENYDSVLEENSAGVRSNNEESTRPNGFRPNGSRRKSKPRRAAEAGVEFK, via the coding sequence ATGGGTAGAGGCAGAGGAAAGGGGAAGAAATTAACTATAGTAACAAGCCACGAGGATCCAGGGAGTGGTGATGAAGAAGTGCTTCCTGCCTATAAGAGGAGGGGGAGGCCACAAAAGCCTTTAAAAGATGACATCGATGAAGAGGAAACTGAGaagattgaagaagaagaaggagatgatGTGAAACCTTCTGCCTCGACCAAAGATACAAAAGGCACAGCTGTTGAGAatgggaagaagaggaggaggtatTCACAAGTAAAAGAAAACTATGATTCAGTCCTGGAGGAAAACAGTGCTGGGGTGAGATCCAACAATGAGGAGTCGACTAGGCCTAATGGTTTTCGGCCAAATGGAAGCCGGCGAAAGAGCAAGCCTCGACGGGCTGCTGAAGCCGGAGTTGAATTCAAGTGA
- the LOC120107475 gene encoding uncharacterized protein LOC120107475: MSTNPNQQVLDAIAALETRLGARITDLETRLNTRLTIAENSITNLQVTHNDGESELGETEPSRPRGLGPQHQRDYLRARETPDEHVMRSIKIDAPSYDGRLDPKVFIDWLADMDHYFEWYSLSDDRRVRFAKMKLIGPAKLHWNTIENMLARARQPPVVHWDEMKEKLKEKYLPTSYKSRLLDQWQRLIQGNKPVSEYIARFDEFFMRCDARESVELTLSRFWSGLRDDLQKELILREVNSLEHAYQLVQDIERYTNKTTFRRFDLKETNYKNTHDSQTNTWSKPNIRNQATESPKINDQKNKGILSEPPKISRDQCYRCFGFGHRASQCPTKKTLVIEEDRNDEENELVYEPEIDPEESDEGEERGSLEGSTPLGIVRCVLTQPKQEDDDWRRRSIFHTYIKCGEHSCKVIIDSGSSVNVVSTRTVKKLQLKTVPHPNPYNVSWVDKTASVWYPPPSPS; the protein is encoded by the coding sequence ATGTCGACCAACCCAAACCAACAGGTATTAGATGCCATAGCAGCATTAGAAACCAGATTAGGAGCAAGAATCACTGACCTTGAAACTAGGCTGAATACTCGCTTGACTATAGCTGAAAATTCAATCACCAACCTCCAAGTGACTCACAACGATGGAGAATCTGAACTTGGTGAGACTGAACCGTCCCGCCCCAGAGGCCTTGGGCCACAACACCAAAGGGACTATCTAAGAGCACGTGAGACACCAGATGAGCATGTAATGCGCAGTATTAAGATCGATGCACCAAGTTATGATGGTCGTCTTGACCCAAAAGTCTTCATCGATTGGCTCGCTGATATGGACCATTACTTTGAATGGTATAGCTTGTCTGACGATCGCAGAGTTCGTTTTGCAAAAATGAAGCTCATTGGTCCTGCAAAATTACATTGGAACACAATAGAAAATATGCTTGCTAGAGCTAGACAACCCCCTGTGGTACATTGGGATGAAATGAAGgagaagttaaaagaaaaatatctccCAACATCCTATAAGAGTCGCCTGTTAGATCAGTGGCAACGACTGATTCAAGGAAATAAACCTGTGTCTGAGTACATCGCTCGCTTTGATGAGTTCTTCATGCGATGTGATGCACGTGAGAGTGTGGAATTGACCCTTTCTAGGTTTTGGTCCGGATTGCGAGATGATTTACAAAAAGAGCTTATTCTGCGTGAGGTCAATTCATTAGAACATGCTTATCAACTTGTCCAAGACATTGAGCGATATActaataagacaacctttaggcGATTTGATCTTAAGGAGACCAATTATAAGAACACCCACGATAGTCAAACTAATACTTGGAGTAAGCCTAATATTAGAAATCAAGCGACCGAGTCCCcaaaaattaatgatcaaaagAATAAGGGAATTTTAAGTGAACCACCCAAAATTTCTAGAGATCAGTGTTACAGATGTTTTGGTTTTGGGCATAGAGCTAGTCAATGTCCTACTAAGAAAACACTGGTCATCGAAGAAGATAGAAATGATGAAGAAAATGAGTTGGTCTATGAACCAGAGATAGACCCTGAAGAGTCAGATGAAGGTGAGGAACGCGGCTCACTTGAGGGTTCCACTCCTTTAGGCATAGTTAGGTGTGTCCTTACACAACCTAAGCAAGAAGATGATGACTGGAGACGTCGATCCATATTTCACACTTATATCAAATGTGGCGAACATAGCTGTAAGGTTATCATCGACAGTGGGAGTAGTGTCAATGTTGTATCCACAAGAACTGTCAAGAAGCTACAGTTAAAGACAGTGCCTCATCCTAACCCTTATAATGTGTCATGGGTGGATAAAACCGCATCAGTTTGgtatcctcctccttccccttcttAA